A region of Chloracidobacterium sp. DNA encodes the following proteins:
- a CDS encoding thermonuclease family protein, producing MLKIFALSIFTLVSIGLFADTVSAQFPIGGQVVDVIDGKTLLVAVPGGKVKVELQYIEVPEPAQDLHDTVKAHLRTLLVGKSVEYRPKTIFTDRAIGQVTIRNLDMSQQMLRDGAAWHMPKESSGQTKAEFDIYASLETAAKNDKLGVWSVPGLTPAWEFRAERKKIQEQLQYDYAKSPSTTIMASRKLPLRPRGNPSLGNVGALANGYDPQTGRGYIGTSFLKVRELDQSIEADQQTSVDISYFYRQGEGNKRTGTYVFSIVSTSKKWRFLTNNNLILTGSGKDVVIGKAKRTSTSDGDDMREKLVYEISRAALERIVNDDEIKLKVGAYLVEPAPGLKYVLYNLLQVSQ from the coding sequence ATGCTTAAAATCTTTGCACTGTCAATTTTTACATTGGTCTCGATCGGTCTATTTGCCGACACGGTATCGGCACAGTTTCCGATCGGCGGGCAGGTTGTTGACGTGATCGACGGAAAAACGCTTCTTGTTGCAGTTCCGGGAGGAAAGGTAAAGGTTGAATTACAGTATATTGAAGTGCCGGAACCCGCTCAGGATCTGCACGACACCGTCAAAGCTCATCTTCGAACCCTCTTGGTAGGAAAGTCCGTCGAGTATCGGCCCAAAACTATATTTACTGATCGTGCTATCGGACAAGTGACGATTAGAAACCTTGATATGAGTCAGCAGATGCTTCGAGACGGTGCCGCGTGGCACATGCCAAAGGAAAGTTCGGGACAGACAAAGGCTGAGTTTGACATTTACGCTTCACTTGAGACGGCGGCAAAAAATGACAAGCTCGGTGTATGGTCGGTTCCTGGTTTAACGCCGGCGTGGGAATTTCGTGCTGAACGCAAAAAGATACAGGAACAACTGCAATACGATTACGCAAAGTCGCCGTCCACTACAATAATGGCAAGCCGCAAACTCCCTTTGCGTCCACGCGGCAATCCGTCGCTTGGAAATGTTGGTGCGCTAGCAAATGGTTATGATCCTCAGACAGGTCGAGGTTATATCGGAACTTCGTTCCTGAAAGTTAGAGAGCTGGACCAATCTATAGAGGCCGATCAACAAACCTCAGTCGATATTTCGTATTTTTATAGGCAGGGAGAAGGAAATAAGAGAACCGGCACTTACGTGTTCAGCATTGTCTCTACGTCAAAGAAATGGCGTTTCCTTACAAATAACAACCTAATTCTCACAGGAAGCGGAAAGGACGTGGTCATAGGCAAAGCAAAAAGGACAAGCACCTCAGACGGCGACGATATGCGTGAAAAACTCGTTTATGAGATAAGCCGAGCCGCACTGGAAAGGATCGTTAATGACGACGAAATAAAGTTAAAAGTCGGAGCCTACCTAGTAGAACCCGCACCCGGACTGAAGTACGTCCTTTACAATCTGCTTCAGGTAAGTCAATGA
- a CDS encoding sigma-54-dependent Fis family transcriptional regulator, protein MAKLLVVDDEKNLRLVVQKELTRQGHDVECAEDGEAAWQLLEEQDFDVLLCDINMPRLDGMSLLRRTRERSQNPPEVIMLTGQATVESAIEAMKLGAYDYLTKPYRIGELSALVTAAAEKQQLKVDNQRLRAQIARTHHSLPDIVAESRQMKEALRLVNRVAPSDTSVMITGESGVGKELIAQAVHRLSTRSEKPFIDLNCAALQDTLLESELFGHEAGAFSGAKARKLGLFEIADGGTLFLDEVMEMPMPLQSKLLRALETRSFFRVGGVKKVEIDVRLIAATNRDKDLAVADGIFRNDLMYRINSFEINIAPLRERREDIEPLARHLLYKLAGSRAPEMSPATIEALSAFDWAGNVRQLRNCLERAILLCDNEMITPRELPPEIAFRIEKPVLSVSYNSPQGATVSSFHNASPTNLRDSERQQIIGALEKTGWHRGKTAELLGISPSTLYRRLREYDLDVR, encoded by the coding sequence ATGGCAAAACTGTTAGTTGTCGACGACGAAAAAAATCTCAGACTCGTGGTGCAGAAAGAACTCACCCGCCAGGGTCATGACGTCGAGTGCGCCGAGGACGGCGAAGCTGCATGGCAACTGCTTGAGGAGCAGGATTTTGACGTCCTGCTGTGCGACATCAATATGCCTCGCCTTGACGGAATGTCGCTGCTGCGCCGAACACGCGAAAGAAGCCAAAACCCTCCCGAAGTGATTATGCTGACTGGTCAAGCAACCGTCGAATCGGCTATCGAGGCCATGAAACTTGGGGCTTATGACTACCTCACCAAACCTTACAGAATAGGAGAACTTTCGGCCCTTGTAACCGCTGCCGCTGAAAAACAGCAATTGAAGGTAGACAATCAAAGGCTGCGGGCCCAGATCGCCAGAACTCATCATAGCCTGCCCGATATCGTTGCCGAATCGCGGCAAATGAAAGAGGCACTTAGACTAGTAAATCGAGTTGCTCCGTCCGACACATCTGTCATGATCACAGGAGAATCGGGTGTCGGTAAGGAATTGATCGCTCAGGCCGTTCATCGACTAAGCACTCGCAGCGAAAAACCGTTCATAGATCTAAACTGCGCGGCCTTGCAGGACACATTGCTGGAAAGCGAGCTTTTCGGCCACGAAGCCGGAGCGTTTTCAGGCGCAAAGGCGCGCAAACTGGGCTTGTTCGAGATCGCTGACGGCGGAACATTATTCCTCGACGAAGTAATGGAAATGCCTATGCCGCTCCAGTCCAAACTGCTTCGCGCACTGGAGACTCGGTCGTTCTTCCGAGTCGGCGGTGTAAAAAAGGTCGAGATCGATGTTCGGCTAATTGCTGCAACAAATCGCGACAAGGATCTGGCTGTTGCCGATGGCATTTTCCGAAACGATCTGATGTATCGCATCAATAGCTTTGAGATCAATATCGCTCCGCTGCGTGAACGACGAGAGGATATCGAACCGCTTGCTCGGCATTTGCTCTACAAACTCGCAGGCTCTCGCGCACCGGAAATGTCGCCTGCAACTATCGAGGCGCTGTCCGCTTTCGATTGGGCTGGCAATGTTCGCCAACTTCGCAATTGTCTCGAACGTGCGATTCTGCTGTGCGATAACGAAATGATAACGCCGCGTGAACTGCCGCCCGAGATCGCTTTTCGCATTGAAAAACCTGTCTTGTCCGTTAGTTACAATTCTCCGCAAGGAGCAACTGTTAGTTCTTTTCACAACGCCTCACCGACGAATCTGCGCGATTCCGAACGTCAGCAGATCATCGGCGCACTGGAAAAAACCGGCTGGCATCGGGGCAAGACAGCTGAGTTACTCGGTATTTCGCCGTCGACGCTCTACCGGCGTCTGCGTGAATACGACCTTGATGTTCGTTAG
- a CDS encoding PAS domain-containing protein, whose product MLTSSPPKKDARPIPATPYSDDNLNGLKFISELGRSLLFTVHPKKVASRVAEALRSAVDADACAFVAELENIGLISCAFNEKGELNAGFLRRERFDKWLAFMPPHVSYSEQTESEFLLDGEHKFEYISPIHTNGEIRGAIVCSFQTEDDLSEYKAKLIEAATQMSAMSINLSSHYGAALHNSVNEAREEHRKFTEAVLDALPVSLYVVDRDYRIVTWNRHREVGVLGLPRDVAIGRDVFDVLEKYPQGRLRQEFERAFRTGNIERIEQQTVADDGSAKHWLVSKVPMLNSETDEVTHVITVGEDVTARVEAVRAASRAEKLAAVGRLAAGIVHEINNPLATIAACAEALEQRIDEGAFDESESAEDLSEYLGLIKSEAFRCKAITTGLLDFSRIRTGDRISIDIGEIVRSAVNLISHQNRGERIAIAVDIASDLPQANADGGQIQQAVIALATNGIDAMPDGGKLSFRAFAKGNRVCIEVEDSGTGIPQENMSKIFEPFFTTKEVGKGTGLGLAVCYGIISEHGGRLSVRSNVGKGTTFCIFLPVAD is encoded by the coding sequence ATGCTAACCTCTTCGCCGCCGAAAAAAGACGCCAGGCCTATTCCTGCGACGCCGTACTCGGACGACAACCTAAACGGCCTAAAGTTCATTTCTGAGCTAGGGCGGAGTTTGCTTTTTACGGTACATCCGAAAAAAGTCGCCTCACGAGTTGCCGAAGCCCTTCGTTCCGCCGTCGATGCGGACGCCTGCGCCTTTGTCGCCGAGCTTGAAAACATTGGGCTGATAAGCTGTGCATTTAACGAAAAAGGCGAGTTGAACGCCGGATTTCTGCGGAGGGAAAGATTCGACAAATGGCTGGCATTTATGCCGCCGCATGTTTCCTATTCCGAACAAACGGAGAGCGAATTTCTGCTCGATGGCGAACATAAATTTGAGTACATATCGCCGATTCACACAAATGGCGAAATTAGAGGCGCGATCGTTTGCAGTTTTCAGACAGAGGACGATCTGAGCGAATATAAGGCAAAACTGATCGAGGCCGCAACGCAAATGTCGGCTATGAGCATCAATTTGTCTTCGCATTATGGAGCAGCTCTTCACAACTCGGTCAACGAGGCTCGTGAAGAGCATCGCAAGTTTACCGAGGCAGTTCTTGATGCTCTGCCCGTGTCGTTGTATGTGGTTGACCGCGATTACCGCATCGTCACTTGGAATAGGCATCGCGAAGTCGGTGTTCTTGGTCTGCCACGCGACGTTGCCATCGGCCGTGATGTTTTTGACGTTTTAGAAAAATATCCGCAAGGCCGCCTCCGTCAGGAATTTGAAAGAGCATTTCGAACCGGAAATATCGAGCGTATCGAACAGCAGACCGTCGCTGATGACGGATCGGCAAAGCATTGGCTGGTAAGCAAAGTTCCGATGCTAAATTCCGAAACCGACGAAGTTACACACGTTATTACGGTCGGCGAAGACGTAACTGCCCGCGTAGAAGCCGTGCGCGCAGCAAGCCGCGCGGAAAAACTCGCAGCGGTCGGGCGTTTGGCAGCCGGAATTGTACATGAGATCAATAATCCGCTTGCTACCATTGCCGCCTGTGCCGAGGCTCTCGAACAACGCATCGACGAAGGCGCTTTTGATGAGTCTGAGTCGGCAGAAGATCTTTCAGAATATTTGGGCTTGATCAAAAGCGAGGCATTTCGCTGTAAGGCGATAACAACAGGCCTGCTCGATTTCAGCCGTATCAGAACTGGAGACCGTATCTCGATAGACATAGGCGAGATCGTTCGATCTGCAGTCAATCTTATCTCTCACCAGAACCGCGGTGAACGCATCGCGATCGCGGTCGATATAGCTTCCGATCTGCCGCAAGCAAACGCCGATGGCGGGCAAATTCAACAGGCCGTGATAGCGCTCGCGACAAACGGCATTGACGCAATGCCGGACGGCGGCAAGCTCTCGTTTCGTGCTTTTGCGAAAGGAAATCGTGTTTGTATCGAGGTTGAAGACAGCGGAACAGGCATTCCGCAAGAAAATATGTCCAAGATATTTGAGCCTTTCTTCACAACAAAAGAAGTCGGAAAAGGCACCGGCCTCGGCCTCGCTGTATGCTACGGAATCATTTCCGAACACGGCGGTCGTCTCAGCGTTCGTTCGAACGTAGGAAAAGGAACAACCTTTTGCATCTTCCTTCCTGTGGCTGATTAA
- a CDS encoding macro domain-containing protein translates to MITYIGSSIFESPAQVLVNTVNTEGVMGKGLALQFKKIFPEMFSEYQALCEQGKIDIGKLWIYKSPHKWVLNFPTKKLWRQPSRIEYIDFGLQKFVAEFGDLKIHSIAFPALGCGNGELNWAEVKPLMESHLRLIPADIFIHPPISNEEIPEHRSQKVVSKWLRSEPRTLAFSEVWRDLKHVLANKSEFRTSSKTFSARIIDTSERYLEIDTRSRSYRIEYDDLLEVWSRFRAHGYLRRGVVTNSIEKVLYYIIPVLAELDYVDRIELSETDTFSVSGTGKPLSGLQYTAPSQGGTQPSLFL, encoded by the coding sequence ATGATTACTTATATAGGAAGCAGCATTTTTGAGTCTCCGGCACAAGTATTGGTGAACACCGTCAATACTGAAGGTGTAATGGGGAAAGGTCTTGCTTTGCAGTTTAAAAAAATATTCCCGGAGATGTTTTCCGAATATCAGGCGCTGTGCGAACAAGGCAAAATAGACATCGGAAAGCTTTGGATTTATAAATCGCCGCACAAATGGGTTCTTAATTTCCCGACGAAGAAATTGTGGCGTCAGCCTTCAAGGATTGAATATATCGATTTTGGACTGCAAAAATTTGTCGCTGAGTTCGGTGATTTAAAAATCCACAGCATAGCATTCCCTGCACTTGGTTGTGGTAACGGTGAATTGAACTGGGCCGAAGTCAAACCCCTTATGGAATCACACCTGAGATTGATTCCTGCTGACATCTTCATTCATCCACCGATCTCCAACGAAGAGATACCTGAGCACCGTTCTCAAAAGGTCGTGTCCAAATGGCTGCGTTCTGAGCCCCGAACTTTAGCCTTTAGCGAAGTGTGGCGCGATTTGAAACATGTTCTTGCGAATAAGTCAGAGTTTCGGACCTCATCAAAAACATTCTCGGCGCGAATTATTGATACTTCGGAAAGGTATCTGGAAATTGACACAAGAAGTCGCTCCTATCGAATCGAATATGATGACTTACTCGAAGTATGGTCCCGCTTTAGGGCGCATGGTTACCTTCGACGCGGTGTTGTCACCAATTCGATTGAGAAGGTTCTCTATTATATCATTCCTGTTCTTGCAGAGCTTGATTACGTCGACCGGATTGAACTCTCAGAGACGGATACTTTTTCTGTGTCTGGAACTGGTAAGCCATTAAGTGGTTTGCAATATACTGCTCCCAGTCAAGGTGGCACCCAACCGTCACTCTTTCTTTAA
- a CDS encoding DUF4433 domain-containing protein encodes MKADAEQFRQFLSGLPKELSLDRIRSYWTKYAFHFTDVRNAADILISGRIMCRGDLADGSFVDAACPRVIAQTDSSVKSYVRLYFRPRTPTQYRSEGFRPREKYWEGSHCPVPVFFLFDLFKLLVRDDCQFSDGNLAKLGFDSLCSSAAELATFDFRKIYHGTWVSNEEREDIVSHRNAELVIPSQLDLSALKLIYCRSAAERETLLYLLPAEIRNVWSNKVAVASTATLFYRKWAFVETTTLSADRTIISFSPDPEYAKPFELRLVRKIGKPKETIIKNFTANRSLPIVFSSRLQNYDFEVYLDNNLAFAGAFDEKLEEKPF; translated from the coding sequence ATGAAGGCTGATGCTGAACAGTTTCGACAGTTTCTAAGCGGTTTACCAAAAGAACTTTCCCTAGACCGGATTCGATCTTACTGGACCAAATACGCTTTTCATTTTACAGACGTACGAAATGCTGCGGATATTCTCATTAGTGGCAGGATAATGTGTCGAGGAGATCTTGCGGACGGCTCTTTCGTCGATGCTGCCTGTCCACGGGTGATTGCACAAACAGATTCTTCCGTAAAATCTTATGTTAGATTGTATTTCCGTCCTCGAACGCCAACTCAATATAGGTCAGAGGGATTTAGACCCCGAGAAAAATATTGGGAAGGCTCACATTGTCCAGTACCGGTCTTTTTCCTATTTGATCTTTTCAAACTGCTTGTACGAGATGATTGTCAATTTTCGGATGGCAATTTGGCTAAGCTCGGGTTCGATAGCTTGTGTTCGTCGGCTGCCGAATTAGCGACGTTTGATTTTCGTAAGATTTACCACGGCACATGGGTTTCCAACGAGGAGCGCGAAGATATTGTTTCGCATCGAAATGCTGAATTAGTCATTCCTAGCCAACTCGATTTGTCAGCACTTAAGTTAATTTACTGCCGTTCTGCAGCGGAAAGAGAGACGTTGTTATATTTGTTACCTGCGGAAATTCGGAATGTGTGGAGCAATAAAGTAGCTGTCGCTTCGACCGCAACTCTTTTTTATCGAAAATGGGCTTTTGTCGAAACCACAACGCTAAGTGCTGATCGCACTATTATCAGTTTTTCGCCCGACCCAGAATATGCAAAACCGTTTGAATTGCGGCTTGTTCGAAAGATTGGAAAACCCAAAGAAACAATCATTAAGAATTTTACGGCGAACCGCTCGCTGCCAATTGTCTTTTCCTCGCGATTACAAAATTATGATTTCGAAGTTTATCTAGATAACAACCTCGCATTCGCAGGAGCATTTGACGAGAAATTGGAGGAGAAGCCTTTCTAA
- the queA gene encoding tRNA preQ1(34) S-adenosylmethionine ribosyltransferase-isomerase QueA produces the protein MRISEFDYELPAELIAQEPLSVREASRMLVVELATNSFDDRQFVDLPRLLRKGDVLVLNNTRVFPARLFGRSETGANVEIFLVKRNENDIWEALARPARRLRAGKRIVFGDRLAAEIVEKTEDGRVLVRFEADGELFEVLDEVGKTPLPPYIKRETEAIDTDRERYQTVFAKNRGAIAAPTAGLHFTPEILKSIEDVGVTIAEITLHVGYGTFEPVRVEDLSGHSVAAEAYEIAEQTAETLTAARKDGRRIVAIGTTTTRALETSIAKFDRFLAGAHTADLTITPGYKFKAIDALLTNFHLPKSSLLVLTSTFGGHELIMNAYRHAVDARYRFYSYGDCMLIV, from the coding sequence ATGCGGATCTCGGAATTTGATTACGAATTGCCTGCGGAGTTGATCGCGCAGGAGCCGCTTTCTGTAAGGGAGGCTTCGCGGATGCTTGTAGTCGAGCTCGCTACGAATTCGTTTGATGATAGGCAGTTTGTTGATCTACCGCGGCTGCTGCGGAAAGGTGATGTTCTTGTTCTTAACAACACAAGGGTTTTTCCGGCGAGGCTTTTTGGGCGGTCGGAAACGGGTGCGAATGTTGAGATATTTCTTGTAAAGAGAAATGAGAACGACATTTGGGAAGCGTTGGCGCGTCCGGCAAGACGGCTTCGCGCGGGGAAGCGGATCGTATTTGGTGATCGACTGGCGGCTGAGATAGTTGAGAAAACTGAGGACGGAAGGGTTTTGGTGCGCTTTGAGGCCGATGGCGAGCTGTTTGAGGTGTTGGATGAGGTCGGCAAGACGCCGCTGCCGCCTTATATCAAACGCGAGACAGAGGCGATCGATACAGATCGCGAGCGCTATCAAACGGTCTTTGCCAAAAATCGAGGAGCTATTGCCGCGCCTACAGCAGGGCTGCACTTTACGCCGGAGATACTTAAATCAATTGAGGATGTTGGAGTCACGATCGCCGAGATCACGCTGCATGTCGGCTATGGAACGTTTGAACCGGTTCGCGTGGAAGATCTGAGCGGCCACAGCGTGGCGGCTGAAGCTTACGAGATAGCTGAGCAAACTGCTGAAACTCTAACAGCAGCTAGAAAGGACGGACGGCGAATCGTCGCAATTGGCACTACCACAACGAGAGCATTAGAAACTTCGATTGCGAAATTCGATCGATTTCTTGCGGGCGCACACACAGCAGATCTGACTATCACGCCGGGATACAAGTTCAAGGCGATAGACGCTCTGCTGACAAATTTTCATCTGCCGAAAAGCTCGCTGCTCGTTTTGACTTCCACCTTTGGCGGGCACGAACTTATAATGAATGCATACCGACATGCCGTCGATGCGAGATATCGTTTTTACAGTTACGGCGACTGCATGTTGATAGTTTAG
- the rimI gene encoding ribosomal protein S18-alanine N-acetyltransferase, producing MAVLETIRNFFIPGFSSGPEVIIPAPPCEYAVRPLTLDHLQEALRLNIRCFRNGDNYTKYTFEYLLNEPRTLSYRMVTPANEMVGFAFVMVNENNAAHLTTIGVAPEHRRRKIAEGLLLHVEQSLRQREIGTIMLEVRVSNTTAQDLYRRSGYTIVQRIGKYYNNGEDCFLMMKALY from the coding sequence ATGGCTGTTTTGGAGACAATTCGAAATTTTTTCATTCCCGGTTTTTCTTCAGGGCCGGAAGTGATCATTCCTGCGCCGCCATGCGAATATGCAGTACGCCCTTTGACGCTGGATCATTTACAGGAAGCTCTGCGGCTGAACATCAGGTGCTTTCGTAACGGCGACAACTATACGAAATACACATTTGAGTATTTGCTGAACGAGCCGCGGACGTTGAGTTATCGCATGGTGACGCCTGCCAACGAGATGGTCGGTTTTGCGTTTGTGATGGTCAATGAAAATAACGCTGCGCACCTTACGACTATCGGCGTTGCGCCCGAACATCGCCGCCGAAAAATTGCCGAGGGGTTGCTGCTTCATGTTGAGCAGTCGCTTCGACAGCGCGAGATCGGAACGATAATGCTCGAGGTTAGGGTCAGCAATACTACCGCCCAGGACCTTTATCGCCGCTCGGGTTACACGATCGTCCAGCGCATAGGCAAATATTACAATAACGGCGAAGATTGTTTTTTGATGATGAAAGCCCTTTATTAG
- the thiE gene encoding thiamine phosphate synthase, producing MNFELPRIYPITDVRISGLSHAEQVKRLIAGGATLIQLREKHASPRDFYEAAVEVIHFAKPLGVKIIINDRVDIAIALKADGVHLGQDDMPPDMARSILGNDSIIGFSTHTMEQVSEAMKFQIDYIAYGPVFPTQTKADPDNVVGLNELHNVRSAIGDIPLVAIGGINEKNLLSVITAGADSAAMIGSIISETAKIESTIRRMFQLST from the coding sequence TTGAACTTTGAACTACCCAGAATCTACCCGATAACCGACGTCCGCATCTCGGGACTCTCTCATGCCGAGCAAGTCAAACGACTGATCGCCGGCGGAGCTACTTTGATACAGCTTCGTGAAAAGCATGCAAGTCCGCGTGATTTTTATGAAGCTGCGGTCGAGGTGATTCATTTCGCGAAACCGCTCGGCGTGAAGATCATTATCAATGACCGAGTCGATATTGCGATAGCGTTAAAAGCTGACGGTGTTCATCTTGGGCAGGACGATATGCCGCCTGACATGGCTCGGTCGATACTTGGCAACGATTCGATCATTGGATTTTCGACACACACGATGGAACAGGTAAGCGAGGCCATGAAATTTCAAATTGATTACATCGCGTATGGGCCGGTTTTTCCGACTCAAACTAAGGCTGATCCTGACAATGTCGTTGGACTAAATGAACTGCATAACGTGCGAAGTGCCATCGGCGATATTCCGCTTGTCGCAATAGGCGGCATCAATGAGAAAAATCTGCTATCCGTTATCACCGCCGGTGCAGATTCCGCTGCAATGATCGGTTCGATAATATCGGAGACTGCGAAAATAGAATCGACTATCCGTCGGATGTTCCAATTATCCACATGA
- a CDS encoding PilT/PilU family type 4a pilus ATPase: MSLLDVAPIIEQMLLISENVSDLNFSCGQKPQVEINGVLYPASPIGLGKLSAFQTEMIAMSLIRDSPEAALQLARTQTADLSYALPGKCRFRVNIFQQRNSFSIVMRVIPHEIPSFDTLRLPHQLADIADIRNGVVLLTGPTGSGKSSTLAAIIDRINETKAYHIVTIEDPIEFLHNHKKSTINQREVGADTKDFASALRAALRQAPKVILVGEMRDLETAEIALEAAETGHLVLSTLHTIDASKTIDRIIGLYPKNEERIIRTRLAQTFRYIVSQRLIPTADGKGRIAACEILKSNPRTREYIEKGETEGKTLLDAIRDGELDGMQDFDSVIREMIEKKLVTMDDGLSFATNQNNLLLQLKGLSSTEDYANANLNRPMPKPMIPPPPPPDNPDSVLNMME, translated from the coding sequence ATGAGCTTGCTTGATGTAGCGCCCATTATTGAGCAGATGCTGCTCATTTCCGAAAATGTCAGCGACCTGAATTTTTCCTGCGGCCAAAAGCCGCAAGTCGAGATCAACGGTGTGCTTTATCCGGCTTCGCCCATCGGTCTTGGCAAACTTTCTGCCTTTCAGACCGAGATGATCGCGATGTCGCTCATCCGCGATAGTCCGGAAGCTGCTCTGCAGTTGGCTAGAACGCAAACAGCCGATCTGAGCTACGCATTGCCCGGCAAATGCCGTTTTCGCGTCAACATTTTCCAGCAGCGAAACTCGTTCTCGATCGTAATGCGTGTTATTCCGCATGAGATACCAAGTTTCGACACTCTTCGTTTGCCGCATCAGCTTGCCGATATTGCGGACATTCGTAATGGCGTCGTACTGCTGACCGGTCCGACAGGATCAGGAAAAAGCTCGACTCTTGCCGCGATCATTGATCGAATAAATGAAACGAAGGCATACCATATCGTAACGATCGAAGATCCGATCGAGTTTCTGCACAATCACAAGAAGAGCACGATCAACCAGCGTGAAGTTGGCGCCGATACAAAAGATTTTGCGTCCGCACTTCGAGCTGCACTTCGGCAAGCGCCGAAAGTTATCCTCGTCGGCGAAATGCGGGATCTGGAAACGGCGGAAATCGCGTTAGAAGCGGCCGAAACAGGCCATCTTGTGCTGTCAACACTTCACACGATCGATGCTTCAAAAACGATCGACCGTATCATCGGCCTTTATCCAAAGAACGAAGAACGCATTATCCGTACACGTCTGGCTCAAACATTTCGATACATAGTCTCGCAGCGGTTGATCCCGACTGCGGACGGCAAAGGCCGTATCGCTGCCTGTGAGATATTGAAATCCAATCCGCGTACCAGAGAGTACATTGAAAAAGGTGAGACTGAGGGTAAGACGCTCCTCGATGCGATACGCGACGGGGAACTCGACGGAATGCAGGATTTCGATTCGGTGATCCGGGAAATGATCGAAAAGAAACTCGTCACAATGGACGACGGCCTTTCATTTGCAACAAATCAGAATAATCTTCTGCTGCAATTAAAGGGACTCTCGTCAACCGAAGATTACGCAAATGCGAATCTCAACAGGCCGATGCCTAAGCCAATGATCCCGCCACCGCCACCGCCGGACAATCCAGACTCAGTTCTGAATATGATGGAATAA
- the holA gene encoding DNA polymerase III subunit delta codes for MVFSREDLRNQLKRREIKPIYLLFGPETHLRDSAVKTITDFAFAEGDLRDFNETSFSLNTEDNLQRAISAAEQLPMMSTRRVVRVTDVRISASGIRDTITEDHEPILSAYLSNPSQHSVVIFVADELNGVRKMGKFLREKTTAVEFSFLDDGQLTKLAREKITEAGAEIDDAALRYLIGLVGQDVRRLTNEINKLATAVLPGKTITLELIESLVPNSRELSNFDLTDHLVAGRRTQALAVLKKILDDGGEPLALLGLISYNYRRLLIVKEMMSRGADRREVANAAKLRYNDQEPFLTAARRAEMGSLTRAIKLLAKTDLAIKTSTGGSGPVGARLQIEMLVCELALI; via the coding sequence ATGGTTTTTTCGCGTGAAGACTTACGAAATCAACTAAAACGGCGTGAGATAAAGCCGATTTATTTGTTGTTTGGTCCGGAAACGCATCTGCGCGATAGTGCCGTAAAAACTATTACGGATTTTGCATTCGCCGAGGGTGACCTGCGCGATTTTAACGAAACAAGCTTTAGCCTAAACACAGAAGATAATCTACAGCGAGCAATTTCCGCTGCTGAGCAGTTACCGATGATGTCGACGCGTCGCGTTGTACGAGTAACAGATGTGCGGATCTCGGCATCGGGCATTCGAGACACGATCACAGAAGATCACGAGCCAATTCTCTCGGCGTACCTTTCAAACCCTTCACAACATTCAGTTGTGATCTTTGTCGCGGACGAGCTGAACGGTGTGCGTAAGATGGGAAAATTTTTGCGCGAGAAAACTACCGCGGTAGAATTTTCATTTTTAGACGACGGCCAATTGACTAAGCTGGCTCGCGAAAAAATTACTGAGGCGGGAGCTGAAATTGACGATGCAGCTTTGCGCTATTTGATCGGGTTGGTTGGCCAGGATGTGCGTCGCTTGACCAATGAGATCAATAAGTTGGCGACGGCAGTATTGCCCGGCAAAACTATAACGTTAGAATTGATAGAATCTCTAGTTCCTAATTCGCGTGAACTTAGCAACTTTGATCTGACGGATCATCTAGTTGCCGGACGCAGAACGCAGGCACTCGCCGTTCTGAAAAAGATCCTGGACGACGGCGGTGAACCGCTCGCTTTGCTGGGTCTGATTTCTTACAATTACCGTCGCCTTCTGATAGTCAAGGAAATGATGTCGCGCGGTGCCGACCGCCGCGAGGTCGCAAATGCCGCAAAGCTTCGATATAACGATCAGGAGCCGTTTCTTACTGCGGCAAGGCGTGCTGAAATGGGCAGCCTTACACGGGCGATCAAACTCCTCGCCAAGACAGATCTTGCGATAAAAACTTCAACAGGCGGCAGCGGCCCTGTAGGGGCAAGGTTACAGATCGAAATGCTCGTTTGTGAGCTAGCCCTTATATAA